CCAGATAAATCTTCTTAATGCTGTTCTTTTCTTCTTTCTCACTGATGCTTTCAAGAGTAGGGAGAAGCGTTGTATTATATTTGGTTTTTAATTTAAGTATTTCGCCCAATGCAAATGCGGCGCTCCAGCGTACCACGGTTCCTTCATGATCTGTATTGGCTAGTAAATTTGTAATTGCCTTATCCAAATTTTCAATGAATAAATGAGCGGTATTACCTATTACCTTTGCGCTTTCCCATTTTATTCTTGGTGCTTTTTCAGTAAGTGTATTGGTGACAAATGTAAATACAGTTTCATCTGCAAGGCTTGGGGTCTGCTTGGTAGCATATTCAATGGCTTCTATGCAGGTTCCTTTTACAGGATCCTTAGATGTTTCTGCAAAGGCAATCAGTTCATCGGTAGGAAGAGATGTGTCAATGATCCATTTGC
This genomic interval from Chryseobacterium joostei contains the following:
- a CDS encoding HEAT repeat domain-containing protein; this translates as MIIEELFKDKTTKAKEKTEILSKWIIDTSLPTDELIAFAETSKDPVKGTCIEAIEYATKQTPSLADETVFTFVTNTLTEKAPRIKWESAKVIGNTAHLFIENLDKAITNLLANTDHEGTVVRWSAAFALGEILKLKTKYNTTLLPTLESISEKEEKNSIKKIYLDAIKKTKK